The region TAGTGACTGCGGGTCAGCCCCAAAGCGGCCAGAAAAGGCATCGGTTCAAGCTCCTGGCTGGCACAACCATAAACCAACGCACAAGGCACGGTGATGGAGTTTCCGATCTGGGCAATCAATTCAAAATCACCCACCGCGGCACTGATACACACCGCCAAGGGAGCCTGTGCGCCTTCACAAGCGGGCATGTCCAGACAGACAAACCCCGCCGAAAACGAGGTGTGGTAGAGCAAACGCTGCAAGGTCCGGGTGAGCAGTTGTTTAAGCCGAATCTCGCTGCCAATCGTGACGGACAGGTCATACAGCACTGGCAAGATCTGTTGATGCTGCATGATCTACAAGGTCCAGAAAGTCATGGCCAGTGTGCCGCCAGCAACGCAGCATTGTGAAACAGCGGATAACCATGCAGGGTAGAGCCACCGATTTCGCCTAAGGACACAGCACCTGCAATCTGGCCCGCCTGGGTAAGCCGTTCAAATTCAACCAGTTCACTGGTGGAGCGCTCCACCCCGAGGTGCAAGCGCCTGCCAGCGCAATAAAACAGCAACACATCGGCACCGGCGCTGTCACCATTCAACTCGGTCAAACCGGCGATCAAGACACGCATGGTTTCATGGGTGTCCACCATCGGGCGTTGCAGCAGCGTCAACACCGAGTTGGCAGGCACTTCACCCACGCAAAACAGCGAGCCATCTTCATGGAGCATGACGGGAATACGCACCAACACATGGTGATTGGCCCGCACAATGCCAAACGGGAAATGCACCGCATGTTCATAAAAATTCTGCGGCGTAATCTGCACGCCGTACTGGCTTTGAACCAGCTCCTGGTACACCTTAAAAGCCGGACGCCAATCAATCTGAGAAATACGGTTGCCCAAGGTACTGGTGGCATACACCGTTTTCGCTGGGGCATGGTAACCATGCTCAAGAATCGCCCCCTGATGTTGGGGCAGCAGCATCAGCAACACCCCGTTTTGCACCAGACGGCTGGTGTCGAACAAGCAAGGCAAGGGTTGAAAGGTTTCGCTGCCGGCGTTGGCTCCAGCGTAATGAACGCGATTGGCCAATTGCAGGTAAACACCATCCAGCAATGTCCCAATGTTGGGCACCATGGCATCAAACAACATGAACAGCGTGAATTCTTCGTTTCCCACAAGTTGGTTGGCAATTTGCTGGGCGATCAAGTCAGTTTGCTGCTCAACACCTGGTGCATCCACAGGCAAATCAGCATACAAGGCGTAAAAAGGCATCTCATCAAAGCGCAACAGCCAGATACCGTGGGTGTGAAATGCAGCCTGATGAATCAGCGCCGGAAAAATAGCCCCCACCAAGGGAATCTTCCGCTTGGCGCACAGCGCTTGCACCAGGCCAACGTGTTCTTTTTGCGCCTCTGGCAGCAATACACAAACACCCATGTGGGGAAACCCGGTTTGCCAGCCAGACAACGTGTCATCCAGCAAAGTTGCGTCTAAACTGGGTAAAAAACGCATTCTCTCAACGTCATTCATGGTGACCTTTTGAACTGTTCCAACAACAACGATCCTGCACAACCTGACTTGAGGAAATTATCACACCATGCCCGTAGATTGGCTAGCAGATCAATGGGCTGGTCGCAATTTCAAATCACGCATCCATTGCTGTTCGGCCTTTGAAAGTGGCTTTTGCAACATACGCTCAGGCACTTCCCACACGATGGTCTTGGGCGGCGTTTGCTCAAAGGTAGGACTACCCAGGTAGGCCAAGGCAGAGCCTTCAAAATTACCCCCATCCTTGGCCAGATTGGCCACTTCAGCACCCATGTAATGGCTTAAAAACGGCACAAAATTGGACGTGCGCGAGAACGATGTGCCCACCACCACCACCGTGGGCAAAGCAGCATCGCCAAACAAATCATCCGCCCCAGCCGCTGGAACGGCAGGTGCTGCGGCCAGGGTAGTGATCTGGGCCTTTTCTACCGGGGGCCGCAACAGGGCGGGCAAGCCCTCCAGGTTGGACAAGCGAAACAGGTCACCGGGACGATCCGCCGTCTGGCGATTCATTTGGGCAGCCTCAGCAGACGGCACGCCAGAGGCCCCCTTCAGATGCTTGGCAATCGCCAGCGCCGCCGCGTCTGAACCCGACTCATTCCAATGTGAATCGGTGCGGTAATAACGCTCACCCGGCAAGGCCGACAGCACCGGCTCCAGGTTCAGCACGTTGACACCGGCTTGTGTCAGCGCGGTTTGCCATTGGCTCAGGCGCTGGGCAAATAAGGGCGAGCGGTGCAGGCCGCACAAATGCGCCTGCTCAATTCGGGTCTTGTCAGGCACCAGGGCAACCACCAGGTCGATGCCCTGGGCTTTCAGGTTTTTGGCAACGGCCGCAACAATGTCGGCACGGGCCTGGGCCGACTGTTGGGGATGGGGAAAAGTCTCCAGCTCTTCGGTGAGGAAAAACCAGTCCGAGCAACCGGTTCCGACCTGGGCACCGGTGTCGCCCACCAGCGTCCAGGTGACGGCCCGCTCAACCTGCGCGAAAAAATGGCTGGGTAAAAAATGGTCATTCAGGTTGCTGGTGAACTGGCGGGTCGATTCACCGCCCAACAATTTGGTCGGCTCAGTAAACCCCGCCCAGGCCGACTCGGGCACATTGCGCAAGGATTGAACCGTGACCCCCAAGCCGGCCAGCATCATCACCACAAACATGGCGGCGGGCAACAAGGCCAGGCGGTGCGGTGTCTTGGAAGCCGCTTCGTTGGATTTGTCAGTTGTGCTCATATCGGTCTGCCTAGAACTGGAAGTACAAGAAGGGAATGGCTTTTTGTCCGGCCAGCACCATCACGGCATAAGCAAAGGTCAGAATCGGCCAGATATTGCTCCAGGCGGGCGCATTCAGCCCGCCACGCTCGGCAAACTTTGTGCCGGGGTAGACCACACACACCAGCCCGATCAAAAAGGTCACCAAAATACTCGGGCGCAGGGCCAGGGCAATGGCATCACCCATGGCAAAACCGTTCAGGCCAAACTGGCCAGTGAGCATGTGCATGGCCTGATCCCAGCCGCTGGCGCGAAACACCGTCCAGGCCAGCATCACCACCAGCAAGGTCAGGGTGCGCGAGGCGTAGTTGGGCATGCTGTGGCCCCGCAGCGTGTAGGCCCGATCCACACACAGGGCACTGCCCTGGATGATGCCCCAGATCAGGTAATTCCAGTTGTCACCCCCATGCCACAGGCCGCCAATGGCCATGGTAAGCATCAGGTTGACGTAGGTGCGGGTCACGCCAAACCGGTTGCCGCCGAGTGAGATGTACAGGTAGTCGCGCAGCCAGGATGACAGTGTCATGTGCCAGCGCCGCCAGAAATCCTGGATCGACACCGCCAGATAGGGGTGGTTGAAGTTTTCCTGAAACTTGAAGCCCATCATCAGCCCCAGGCCAATCGCCATGGCGCTGTAACCGGCAAAGTCAAAAAACAACTGCAAGGTGTAGGCCGCGCAGCCCACCCAGGCATCGACAAACGAGGGGTTTTGCAGGCCAAATGCAAGAGACACCACCGGTGAGAGGGTGTCGGCAATCAGCACCTTCATGGAAAAACCGATCATGAAGCGCTTGACCCCGGCACCAAACTCTTGCACCGAGAAGACCCGATCCCGCAATTCCTTGTCAATCACCTTGTAGCGCACGATCGGCCCGGCAATCAAATGGCCAAACATGGCCATGTAGGCCGAAAACGAGATCAGGCTGTACTGGCATTCCACCGTTTTGCGCCGCACATCCACCAGGTAAGAAATGGCATGCAACACGGTGAATGACAAGCCAATCGGCAGCATCACATTTACCCAGGGAATCGGCGGCAGGTCATGCCCGGTCAGCAAGGTGTTGAGCGACTGCACCACCATGTTGGTGTATTTGTACCAGACCAGCGAGGCCAGGTTCAGCACAATGGCAGTGGCCATGATGCGGGTTTTGCGCTGCTCATTGTGGGACTTGTCAATCAGAATCGCCGCACCCCAGGCCAGCACCGTGAGTGTGATGATCAACAGCAAAAACTTCGGTGTCCACCAGGCATAAAACAGCCAGCTGCCCACCAGCAGAGTGTGGTTGCGATAGTGCTGTGGTGTGGCCACATAAAACGCAAAAAACAAAGGCAAAAAAAGCGTCAGGAATTCCAGCGAGGCAAATACCATGGCGTGCCTTTAAGTCAAAAATGTTGGAGTGGGCATCTGGTCAGTTCGCCATGCGGCGCAGCTCAGGCTATTTATAAAACGCCTCGACCTTGCCTTTGAGCTTGATCAACAGCGGGTTACCTTTGCGGTCACGGGTTTTGCCTGCGGGTACCTTGACCCAACCTTCACTGACACAGTATTCCTCGACATTAAACAACTCTTTGTCGTTCAGGTGGATGCCAATGTGATGCTCAAACACCGCGGCCACATGGTGAGGGCTGCGGGGGTCACTGGACAGATGGTCGGGCAAAAGAGGGCGTTCTGAGGTTTCGTTCATATCAATCATGCGGTAGGTCAATCAAAGTGGGGGGGATTTTCCAGCATTTGAGGCATCCAACTTTCGTTGTCTGAATACTGGTCGGCACACTGGCGGCACAAGCGTTTACGGGGCGCACCTGAATACTATTAAATTTATAGTACCTCACGCAAATAAATAGAGCGCCAGAGGCTTATTTTCCATAAATTATCGGTAGAACCTTCCTGCTGCAACAACAAGGTATTGAGCAACGGTGCCATCAGGGTGGTATCGGGATTGGCCAGCAAAACATAGCGGGCTTCTCCGCCTTCAGACTGCTCATCCAGCTTG is a window of Rhodoferax lithotrophicus DNA encoding:
- a CDS encoding FIST signal transduction protein; its protein translation is MNDVERMRFLPSLDATLLDDTLSGWQTGFPHMGVCVLLPEAQKEHVGLVQALCAKRKIPLVGAIFPALIHQAAFHTHGIWLLRFDEMPFYALYADLPVDAPGVEQQTDLIAQQIANQLVGNEEFTLFMLFDAMVPNIGTLLDGVYLQLANRVHYAGANAGSETFQPLPCLFDTSRLVQNGVLLMLLPQHQGAILEHGYHAPAKTVYATSTLGNRISQIDWRPAFKVYQELVQSQYGVQITPQNFYEHAVHFPFGIVRANHHVLVRIPVMLHEDGSLFCVGEVPANSVLTLLQRPMVDTHETMRVLIAGLTELNGDSAGADVLLFYCAGRRLHLGVERSTSELVEFERLTQAGQIAGAVSLGEIGGSTLHGYPLFHNAALLAAHWP
- a CDS encoding DUF3297 family protein, translated to MNETSERPLLPDHLSSDPRSPHHVAAVFEHHIGIHLNDKELFNVEEYCVSEGWVKVPAGKTRDRKGNPLLIKLKGKVEAFYK
- a CDS encoding MBOAT family O-acyltransferase, translated to MVFASLEFLTLFLPLFFAFYVATPQHYRNHTLLVGSWLFYAWWTPKFLLLIITLTVLAWGAAILIDKSHNEQRKTRIMATAIVLNLASLVWYKYTNMVVQSLNTLLTGHDLPPIPWVNVMLPIGLSFTVLHAISYLVDVRRKTVECQYSLISFSAYMAMFGHLIAGPIVRYKVIDKELRDRVFSVQEFGAGVKRFMIGFSMKVLIADTLSPVVSLAFGLQNPSFVDAWVGCAAYTLQLFFDFAGYSAMAIGLGLMMGFKFQENFNHPYLAVSIQDFWRRWHMTLSSWLRDYLYISLGGNRFGVTRTYVNLMLTMAIGGLWHGGDNWNYLIWGIIQGSALCVDRAYTLRGHSMPNYASRTLTLLVVMLAWTVFRASGWDQAMHMLTGQFGLNGFAMGDAIALALRPSILVTFLIGLVCVVYPGTKFAERGGLNAPAWSNIWPILTFAYAVMVLAGQKAIPFLYFQF
- a CDS encoding alginate O-acetyltransferase AlgX-related protein, coding for MSTTDKSNEAASKTPHRLALLPAAMFVVMMLAGLGVTVQSLRNVPESAWAGFTEPTKLLGGESTRQFTSNLNDHFLPSHFFAQVERAVTWTLVGDTGAQVGTGCSDWFFLTEELETFPHPQQSAQARADIVAAVAKNLKAQGIDLVVALVPDKTRIEQAHLCGLHRSPLFAQRLSQWQTALTQAGVNVLNLEPVLSALPGERYYRTDSHWNESGSDAAALAIAKHLKGASGVPSAEAAQMNRQTADRPGDLFRLSNLEGLPALLRPPVEKAQITTLAAAPAVPAAGADDLFGDAALPTVVVVGTSFSRTSNFVPFLSHYMGAEVANLAKDGGNFEGSALAYLGSPTFEQTPPKTIVWEVPERMLQKPLSKAEQQWMRDLKLRPAH